From the Marinomonas sp. THO17 genome, one window contains:
- a CDS encoding cobyric acid synthase, whose translation MSAFHLMVQGTTSDAGKSTLVTALCRLLVRRGISVAPFKPQNMALNSAVTEQGDEIGRAQAVQAQAANLAAHVDMNPILLKPNTDTGAQVIIQGKAVGNMNAVGYHQYKTIAKQAALDSYYRLAEQHQALLIEGAGSPAEINLRARDIANMGFAESVDCPVIIIADIDKGGVFAHLVGTLELLSQSEQNRVIGFVINRFRGDISLLKSGLDWLEERTGKPVLGVLPYLTGFHLESEDAVAKSPLKDQNTAKLHVVIPVMPRTSNHTDWDALRLHPEVQVTLVGANKSIPPADLVILPGSKSVQTDLAFLRQQGWEVYLNKHLRYGGKVIGICGGFQMLGERLSDPLGLENKTPGTDAKGFGFIPMTTVLSAEKQLKQRHGMLIKEDVIITGYEIHCGVSEFHSGHQALVRLENGELEGYCSEDNQIIGTYLHGLFDHPNALNALLNWAGHQQSEAFNYTAYRESEIERLADSVEQHMDIDELIETCCGFNRI comes from the coding sequence ATGTCCGCTTTTCATTTAATGGTCCAAGGGACCACTTCAGATGCCGGAAAAAGCACCTTGGTAACAGCGTTATGCCGCTTGTTGGTGAGACGTGGTATCTCCGTCGCCCCTTTTAAACCACAGAATATGGCTCTAAACAGCGCAGTAACCGAGCAAGGTGATGAGATAGGTCGAGCCCAAGCTGTGCAGGCTCAAGCCGCTAATTTAGCGGCGCACGTTGATATGAACCCTATTTTGCTCAAACCCAATACGGATACTGGTGCGCAAGTCATCATTCAAGGCAAAGCGGTTGGTAATATGAACGCGGTGGGTTATCACCAATACAAAACCATTGCTAAACAAGCAGCTTTGGATTCCTATTATCGTCTTGCTGAGCAACATCAAGCATTATTAATTGAGGGCGCGGGTAGCCCTGCTGAAATCAATCTACGGGCCCGTGATATTGCCAACATGGGGTTTGCCGAAAGTGTAGATTGCCCTGTAATCATTATTGCTGACATAGACAAAGGCGGTGTATTTGCCCACCTTGTTGGAACATTAGAGCTGCTTAGCCAAAGTGAGCAAAACAGAGTAATTGGCTTTGTTATTAACCGTTTTCGCGGGGATATTAGCTTATTAAAGTCTGGATTAGACTGGTTAGAAGAACGAACCGGGAAGCCCGTACTAGGTGTTTTACCTTACTTAACAGGTTTTCATTTGGAATCGGAAGATGCCGTCGCCAAGAGTCCATTGAAAGATCAGAATACAGCGAAACTGCATGTGGTCATTCCTGTGATGCCGCGCACCAGCAATCACACAGATTGGGACGCACTTCGCTTACACCCTGAAGTACAAGTAACCCTGGTGGGTGCCAATAAGAGCATACCGCCAGCCGATCTAGTCATTTTACCTGGCAGTAAAAGCGTACAAACAGATCTCGCTTTTCTACGCCAACAAGGGTGGGAAGTGTATCTCAACAAACACCTGCGATACGGTGGCAAAGTCATCGGCATTTGTGGAGGATTTCAAATGCTGGGCGAACGCCTGAGTGACCCACTAGGATTGGAAAATAAAACCCCTGGTACAGATGCCAAAGGTTTTGGTTTTATTCCCATGACCACCGTCTTGTCTGCAGAAAAACAGCTTAAGCAAAGACATGGCATGCTCATCAAAGAAGACGTAATCATTACCGGTTACGAAATTCACTGCGGTGTCTCAGAATTCCATTCAGGTCACCAAGCTTTGGTTAGATTGGAAAATGGCGAACTGGAAGGCTACTGTTCTGAAGACAACCAAATCATTGGCACCTATTTGCACGGTTTGTTTGACCACCCTAATGCCTTAAACGCCCTACTTAATTGGGCGGGACATCAACAAAGCGAAGCGTTTAATTACACAGCTTATCGTGAAAGTGAAATTGAACGGCTTGCCGACAGCGTTGAGCAACACATGGATATAGATGAGCTTATTGAGACCTGTTGTGGGTTTAACCGTATCTAG
- the galE gene encoding UDP-glucose 4-epimerase GalE, which translates to MKQILVTGGTGFIGSHTCVELLEQGYQVIVIDNLCNSNAEVLNRIETITQQSVIFYQADLLDKVAIDAIFTKHDIEAVIHFAGLKAVGESTQIPLTYYHNNLTSTLLLLDVMAKHQVFNLVFSSSATVYGENNPIPYVEHFPLSSTSPYGRTKVMIEQFLQDAFVADSRWNVALLRYFNPVGAHPSGLIGEDPNGVPNNLMPYIAQVAVGKRDKLSVFGGDYPTHDGTGVRDYIHVVDLALGHIKALERLAKQTKTSIEAYNLGAGKGYSVLEVIAAFEKACGQPISYGIESRRAGDIAEFYADASKAKAKLEWQVSMNLDDMCRDAWKWQSENPNGFSEG; encoded by the coding sequence ATGAAACAAATCTTAGTAACGGGCGGCACAGGATTTATCGGTAGCCATACTTGTGTTGAGTTGTTAGAGCAAGGATATCAGGTCATTGTGATTGATAACCTATGTAATTCTAATGCTGAGGTGCTAAATCGAATTGAGACCATCACACAGCAATCCGTGATCTTTTATCAGGCTGATTTGCTCGATAAGGTTGCCATTGATGCGATTTTCACTAAGCATGACATTGAAGCCGTTATTCATTTTGCTGGTCTCAAGGCAGTTGGTGAGTCAACTCAAATACCCTTAACTTACTATCATAATAATCTCACCAGCACCTTACTTTTGCTGGATGTAATGGCTAAGCATCAGGTTTTCAATTTGGTCTTTAGCTCATCAGCAACCGTATATGGTGAGAACAATCCTATTCCCTATGTTGAGCATTTTCCACTGAGCTCTACCAGTCCATATGGGCGTACTAAGGTCATGATCGAGCAATTTCTGCAAGACGCTTTTGTCGCAGACTCTCGTTGGAATGTTGCATTACTGCGCTACTTTAATCCGGTAGGTGCTCATCCTAGTGGGTTGATTGGTGAAGATCCTAATGGTGTTCCTAATAATTTGATGCCTTATATCGCGCAAGTGGCTGTAGGTAAACGTGACAAACTAAGTGTGTTTGGCGGTGATTATCCAACTCATGATGGCACTGGCGTGAGGGATTACATTCATGTGGTGGATTTGGCGCTTGGTCATATTAAAGCCCTAGAGCGGCTTGCTAAACAGACTAAAACTAGCATTGAAGCGTACAATCTTGGTGCTGGTAAAGGGTACAGCGTATTAGAGGTGATCGCAGCGTTTGAAAAAGCGTGTGGACAGCCGATTTCTTATGGGATTGAATCAAGGCGAGCTGGTGATATTGCAGAATTCTATGCTGATGCAAGTAAAGCAAAAGCCAAATTAGAATGGCAAGTAAGTATGAATTTAGATGACATGTGTCGCGACGCATGGAAGTGGCAAAGTGAAAATCCTAATGGATTTAGTGAAGGGTAA
- a CDS encoding MATE family efflux transporter — protein sequence MSKRFVVLKEVLHLLFPMILTMTLELSISVVDTVMLGHYDALHLAAVGLASSLWMPIGCFLIGVTFGITPLVTRHLHGRQPKLVNLYMSQALGLSVSLGLVAVLITIIVLPQFAEAMATEPETRDVSVAYLYLFAPALPMLALMTAYKNLFEAAGRPSLPLFVASIGLLLNIVFNYVLIFGQFGFPELGAKGAAIASCLSLYIAVLVFFLYDRFITKSPLFTHVVWRYTRQFGILLNVGMPAGFAFAFEVGLFSSMTWLISSFGDLALGGGQIVLSYTSILFTPLMAMSAVTAIIVAKAMSKEGVEGVMKRLRVVVILGLVYVCVCFISTQVFHQQIPYLYSRDEEVVALAASILLISSFYQFPDMLQTIFTGALRGFRDTRSSMIAFGVSLFGLSIPLGFWLSHYSPWSETLSLRGFYLGLGAGLTLLACILILRFRVVLKRYQGKRIASPREVA from the coding sequence GTGTCTAAGCGTTTTGTGGTATTAAAAGAAGTTCTGCATTTGCTGTTTCCCATGATTTTGACCATGACCTTGGAGTTGTCGATTAGTGTGGTGGATACTGTGATGTTAGGGCACTATGACGCTTTGCATTTGGCTGCGGTGGGATTAGCGTCCAGTTTATGGATGCCAATTGGCTGTTTTTTGATTGGTGTTACCTTTGGTATTACGCCATTGGTTACTCGTCATTTGCATGGTCGACAGCCCAAGCTGGTCAATCTATATATGTCTCAAGCCCTAGGTTTGTCTGTCTCTTTGGGTTTGGTGGCTGTTCTTATTACCATTATTGTTTTACCTCAGTTTGCTGAAGCCATGGCGACTGAACCAGAAACTCGTGATGTGTCAGTGGCCTATTTGTACCTATTTGCACCAGCATTACCTATGTTGGCCTTGATGACAGCGTACAAAAATTTATTTGAAGCCGCTGGGCGTCCTAGTTTACCGCTGTTTGTTGCTAGTATTGGTTTATTGCTGAACATTGTATTCAATTACGTGTTAATTTTTGGGCAATTTGGTTTTCCAGAACTTGGTGCGAAAGGTGCGGCCATTGCTTCTTGTTTGTCGCTTTATATAGCCGTGTTAGTCTTTTTCTTGTATGACCGCTTTATTACTAAGTCGCCTTTGTTTACCCATGTTGTTTGGCGTTATACACGTCAATTTGGCATTCTACTTAATGTGGGCATGCCAGCAGGTTTTGCTTTTGCGTTTGAGGTAGGCCTTTTTTCTTCAATGACTTGGCTAATTTCTTCCTTTGGTGATTTAGCCTTGGGTGGCGGTCAAATCGTGCTGTCTTATACCTCGATTTTGTTCACACCTTTGATGGCCATGAGTGCGGTAACGGCCATTATTGTTGCAAAAGCCATGTCAAAAGAAGGTGTTGAAGGGGTGATGAAACGCCTGCGTGTGGTTGTGATCTTGGGTTTGGTCTATGTTTGTGTTTGTTTTATATCGACACAGGTATTTCATCAGCAAATCCCCTATCTTTACAGCCGTGATGAAGAAGTAGTGGCGCTGGCCGCAAGTATTTTGTTAATTTCTTCTTTCTATCAATTCCCAGATATGCTGCAAACAATATTCACAGGGGCTTTGCGAGGTTTTAGAGATACGCGGTCTTCTATGATTGCCTTTGGTGTATCCTTATTTGGCTTAAGTATTCCGCTAGGCTTTTGGTTATCACATTATAGTCCTTGGTCTGAAACTCTGTCTTTACGTGGTTTTTATTTGGGCTTAGGTGCTGGACTGACTTTATTGGCGTGCATTTTAATTTTGCGTTTTCGAGTGGTATTAAAACGCTACCAAGGAAAGCGTATTGCCTCGCCGCGTGAGGTGGCCTGA
- a CDS encoding lysine exporter LysO family protein: protein MAILSTLGPLLSTLGPLLIALLIGYWLDLKLFNAKRVSKWLEQLVYLILALIGFSLGSLDNLVEKLMIAGYQAIIMMLLVSVFSLAGLYLSGRYFNNEIEQNTEQQAQASLKQALLDALKTISWVLAGVIMGVIGKNWALDIEEYVTGLLYFLLFLIGCQLRQGNYRLRKIFLNKQGVIIALTTIITTLLAGWFGSMILGLAWYQGLAVVSGFGWYSLSGILITGLGDPVLGTTAFLMDLGREIIALMFIPILARINSHLSVGYCGATAMDFTLPILGKFHGAQIIPVCIASGFIMSILAPILIPLFLNINY, encoded by the coding sequence ATGGCAATACTATCTACTCTTGGCCCATTACTATCTACTCTTGGCCCATTACTCATTGCCTTACTGATTGGTTACTGGCTTGATCTAAAACTTTTCAACGCAAAAAGAGTTTCAAAGTGGTTAGAGCAGCTGGTTTATCTCATTCTAGCACTCATCGGTTTTAGTCTAGGTTCGCTCGATAATCTGGTTGAAAAACTTATGATTGCGGGTTACCAAGCCATCATCATGATGCTCTTGGTTAGCGTTTTCAGCCTAGCTGGTCTCTACTTATCAGGTCGTTATTTCAACAACGAAATCGAGCAAAATACAGAACAACAAGCGCAAGCTAGTTTAAAACAAGCCCTATTGGATGCATTAAAAACCATCAGCTGGGTCTTGGCTGGGGTTATTATGGGCGTGATAGGCAAAAACTGGGCACTGGATATAGAAGAATACGTTACCGGGTTATTATATTTTCTCCTTTTCTTAATTGGCTGCCAACTTAGACAAGGTAACTATCGACTAAGAAAGATCTTTCTGAATAAACAAGGTGTCATCATCGCTCTGACCACCATAATAACCACTCTGTTGGCAGGCTGGTTTGGTAGCATGATCTTAGGTCTGGCGTGGTATCAGGGTCTAGCCGTGGTATCTGGTTTCGGCTGGTATAGCTTATCTGGCATCCTAATCACAGGATTGGGGGATCCCGTACTTGGCACCACTGCTTTCTTGATGGATTTAGGAAGAGAAATCATCGCATTGATGTTTATCCCTATTTTAGCTCGCATTAATAGCCACTTGTCCGTTGGCTACTGTGGCGCCACCGCAATGGATTTTACCCTACCTATTCTTGGTAAATTCCACGGTGCTCAAATCATTCCAGTGTGTATTGCCAGCGGTTTTATTATGAGTATATTGGCGCCCATTTTGATTCCCTTGTTTTTAAATATAAATTATTAA
- a CDS encoding glycosyltransferase — MRTLVVVRTLKTGGMERVAVNLADAFSEQGHESHLMYFKKRSNPISPKNRNVIVHHYGINTISFFKPTTFFFTLVAKILNLFIRKSYFLFFGWHGGKLLQKKVSQLEKNHGKFDKIIFRGEGTYEIIWSFKHDKAVYVLENIVKSNTNNFFINTQRNKKLFHHKNLVAVSTGVKNSADTFFLENNITPKSLNVITNPCPVEQIRVLAEKERPKRAPTGSYIVNVARLVPQKNHHLLIQAYSKSSKKLPLVIVGAGKLESELKLLAIKLGVEENIYFVGNQSNPYVWMKHAELFVLSSSFEGLGIVLFEALTCGTPIISVDCPGGVRDILKGELEAYLCPADPIELANKIDHVLEKGGYSIKEEWLEDFKPENIVSAYLK, encoded by the coding sequence ATGAGAACATTAGTGGTGGTAAGAACATTAAAAACGGGGGGGATGGAGCGAGTTGCGGTCAATCTAGCCGATGCCTTTTCAGAGCAAGGTCATGAAAGTCATCTTATGTATTTTAAGAAACGCTCTAATCCTATAAGTCCTAAAAATCGAAATGTAATAGTTCACCATTATGGCATAAACACTATCAGTTTTTTTAAACCAACAACCTTTTTTTTTACTCTAGTAGCAAAAATATTAAATCTATTTATCCGTAAATCATATTTTTTATTCTTTGGTTGGCATGGAGGCAAGCTACTTCAAAAAAAAGTATCACAACTTGAAAAAAATCATGGAAAATTTGATAAAATTATTTTTAGAGGTGAAGGCACTTATGAGATTATATGGTCTTTCAAGCATGATAAAGCAGTTTATGTATTAGAAAATATTGTTAAATCAAACACAAATAATTTTTTTATAAATACACAACGCAATAAAAAATTATTTCATCATAAAAATCTAGTAGCTGTTTCAACAGGTGTAAAAAATAGTGCCGATACATTTTTTTTAGAGAACAATATCACTCCAAAAAGTCTAAACGTTATTACAAACCCATGCCCAGTTGAACAAATTAGAGTATTAGCCGAAAAAGAAAGACCTAAAAGAGCTCCAACTGGCTCTTATATCGTCAATGTTGCTAGACTTGTTCCACAAAAAAATCACCACTTACTTATACAAGCTTACTCTAAAAGCAGTAAAAAACTTCCCCTCGTTATAGTTGGAGCTGGTAAACTTGAGTCAGAACTCAAACTATTAGCAATAAAATTAGGAGTTGAAGAAAATATTTACTTTGTCGGAAATCAGTCTAACCCTTATGTATGGATGAAACATGCAGAATTATTCGTGCTGAGTTCAAGCTTTGAAGGCTTGGGTATTGTACTTTTTGAAGCCCTTACTTGTGGTACTCCAATCATTTCAGTTGACTGTCCCGGTGGTGTTAGAGATATCTTAAAGGGAGAATTAGAAGCTTACCTCTGTCCCGCAGATCCTATAGAGCTTGCGAACAAAATCGACCACGTCCTTGAAAAAGGTGGTTATTCAATAAAAGAAGAATGGCTAGAAGATTTCAAGCCTGAAAATATCGTTTCAGCTTACTTAAAATGA
- a CDS encoding FKBP-type peptidyl-prolyl cis-trans isomerase encodes MKKTLIATLMMSSVALVYAHDHDVTLETKEQKLGYSMGTMFGSRMAQNLPELDIDTFIEGFKSAYQGEEPKMTMEEITQSIQSFQQEEMEKAQLAQQKAMEESKAASEAWLAEKAIEDGVMKTDSGLMYKIITKGAGDMPSATDTVKVDYEGSLIDGTVFDSSYERGEPITFQLDGVIPGWTEGLQLMPVGSKYELYIPSDLAYGPGGTGPIPPNAALKFVVELHKIVNEESETEAAK; translated from the coding sequence ATGAAAAAAACTCTCATCGCGACGTTAATGATGTCTTCCGTTGCCCTAGTATACGCTCACGACCATGACGTGACACTAGAAACCAAAGAACAAAAACTTGGTTATAGTATGGGCACTATGTTTGGTTCGCGTATGGCGCAAAATCTTCCTGAATTAGATATCGATACTTTTATTGAAGGATTCAAATCGGCTTATCAAGGTGAAGAACCTAAAATGACAATGGAAGAAATCACTCAGTCGATTCAAAGTTTCCAACAAGAAGAAATGGAAAAAGCTCAACTGGCTCAGCAAAAGGCGATGGAAGAGTCAAAAGCCGCATCAGAAGCTTGGTTAGCTGAAAAAGCCATAGAAGATGGCGTGATGAAAACAGACTCAGGTTTGATGTACAAAATCATCACTAAAGGCGCTGGCGATATGCCAAGCGCAACAGATACAGTAAAAGTGGATTACGAAGGCTCACTAATCGATGGAACCGTATTTGACAGCTCTTATGAGCGTGGTGAGCCAATCACTTTTCAGCTTGATGGTGTCATTCCTGGTTGGACAGAAGGCTTACAGCTAATGCCTGTTGGCTCTAAGTACGAGTTGTATATTCCATCAGACCTAGCATACGGCCCTGGCGGCACAGGCCCAATTCCACCCAATGCAGCGCTTAAATTTGTCGTTGAATTGCACAAGATAGTAAACGAAGAAAGCGAAACAGAAGCCGCCAAGTAA
- a CDS encoding O-antigen ligase family protein has translation MIFSATRFTRLFERRASEEQPAWLIYIGTLSVVIYAISRTGFPKVAEITSSIAVLIGLWGLFKYGKIVNSHILLRFLWIGIILQLISWGLANYITPEWAESTPRLSNLNGWFLFIPFGWLIAQKKNAIWLIWGAAALSVLLSPWITGQGFDELIGGINGGRVDFNLLNAQHTALFFGSVFIGLCCFSVKLYNKNKLLTIPISLLICYTLLVFYIIQTRQGWISLLITAVIMSIFLVIKYRNKPSKKIYIVIIASLIISFISLAFLTFKNDKIIQRFMVEREAISAISSLRFDEVPYSSLGIRFHSWVAATNFIKEKPLFGWGGNGKSLVMKHTQWLPENIQNQFGHLHNTYLELLVNYGIVGLLFYFSIWIVIGRMLYKEVKADKIDKEFSYIYISILIFWGIINFFESYQNFWTGEFYFNIFMTGILSRIWHSKLSPK, from the coding sequence ATGATATTTTCTGCTACTAGATTTACCCGCTTATTTGAACGCAGAGCATCGGAAGAACAACCTGCTTGGCTTATATACATAGGTACTCTATCAGTAGTAATCTATGCAATTTCAAGAACAGGCTTCCCTAAAGTAGCAGAAATAACATCATCAATAGCGGTTCTTATTGGATTATGGGGACTGTTCAAATATGGAAAAATCGTAAATAGCCATATTTTATTAAGATTTCTGTGGATAGGAATTATTCTCCAACTAATATCTTGGGGGCTCGCCAATTATATTACCCCAGAGTGGGCGGAAAGCACGCCAAGGCTTAGTAACCTAAATGGCTGGTTTCTTTTTATTCCATTTGGATGGCTCATTGCTCAAAAGAAAAATGCAATTTGGCTAATATGGGGAGCTGCAGCATTAAGCGTACTACTATCTCCTTGGATAACTGGACAAGGATTTGATGAATTAATAGGAGGCATTAATGGTGGTAGAGTAGATTTTAACCTTTTAAATGCGCAACATACGGCTTTATTTTTTGGGTCAGTATTTATCGGCTTATGCTGCTTTTCTGTAAAGCTTTACAATAAAAACAAATTATTAACAATACCAATTTCGCTGTTAATATGTTACACTTTATTAGTTTTTTATATTATTCAAACACGTCAAGGGTGGATTTCCCTCCTCATTACAGCAGTAATAATGTCTATTTTTTTGGTTATTAAATATAGAAATAAACCATCAAAAAAAATATATATAGTTATCATTGCGTCTCTGATTATAAGTTTTATTTCATTAGCTTTTTTAACCTTTAAAAATGATAAAATAATACAAAGATTTATGGTGGAAAGAGAAGCTATATCTGCTATAAGCTCACTTAGGTTTGATGAGGTACCATATTCTAGTCTTGGAATAAGATTTCATTCTTGGGTAGCCGCTACCAACTTTATAAAGGAAAAACCCTTATTTGGATGGGGGGGAAATGGAAAGTCATTAGTAATGAAGCATACGCAATGGTTACCTGAAAATATTCAAAATCAATTTGGTCATCTTCATAATACTTATCTTGAACTACTAGTAAATTATGGTATTGTGGGCTTATTATTTTATTTTTCTATCTGGATAGTTATTGGTAGAATGCTTTATAAAGAAGTTAAAGCAGATAAAATTGATAAAGAATTTAGTTATATTTATATATCTATACTAATATTTTGGGGTATTATAAACTTCTTTGAATCATATCAGAACTTTTGGACTGGAGAGTTTTATTTTAATATTTTTATGACTGGAATATTATCAAGAATATGGCACTCAAAACTATCTCCTAAGTAA
- a CDS encoding glycosyltransferase family 8 protein, with translation MINILLCSDENYAAYSSIVMISSLINTTCPEKFSFYLLTPGLKKETKNKLYKAVQYYSAQLKIIEVDNSNLSYSNMELGRFGLSSILRLLMHIHLPPKVKRVIYLDSDLLILGDLEELWKKNLDNFALGAVTDLCSPETFIKRNSNYFNSGVLLIDLIKWKEDQIGELSLSYLNKNSDILKYPDQDALNYILRDNFFPIDLSWNFQPTSYSAYEKSFHYLDSRKDELYQSIRKPNIVHFIGALKPWHANCTHPLQELFIDFSKNTPWPINIKELRASLSIFQKIKFFLKQNKIKRRKIMCDYQRPI, from the coding sequence ATGATTAATATATTATTGTGTTCTGATGAAAACTACGCAGCATATAGCTCTATTGTGATGATTTCTTCATTAATAAACACAACCTGTCCAGAAAAATTTTCCTTTTACTTATTAACACCTGGATTAAAAAAAGAAACAAAGAATAAACTATATAAAGCAGTTCAATACTATAGTGCTCAGTTAAAAATTATTGAAGTAGATAATTCAAACTTGAGCTATTCAAATATGGAATTAGGTCGATTTGGATTAAGTTCGATTTTACGTTTATTAATGCATATTCATCTACCTCCAAAAGTCAAAAGAGTTATTTATCTAGATTCCGACCTGCTTATATTGGGTGATCTGGAAGAGCTTTGGAAAAAAAACCTAGATAATTTCGCTTTAGGTGCTGTAACTGATCTTTGCTCTCCAGAAACTTTTATTAAAAGGAATTCTAATTATTTTAATAGTGGTGTACTTCTGATTGACCTAATAAAATGGAAGGAAGATCAAATTGGTGAATTATCATTATCTTATCTAAACAAGAACTCTGATATTTTAAAGTATCCTGATCAAGACGCTTTAAATTATATCTTAAGAGATAACTTTTTTCCCATTGATCTTAGCTGGAATTTTCAACCAACCTCTTACTCAGCTTATGAAAAGAGTTTTCATTATCTAGATAGCAGAAAAGATGAACTTTATCAGTCAATTAGAAAACCTAATATTGTACATTTCATTGGAGCATTGAAGCCGTGGCATGCAAATTGCACACATCCTTTGCAAGAATTATTTATTGATTTTTCTAAAAACACACCCTGGCCAATTAATATTAAAGAGCTACGAGCAAGCTTATCTATCTTTCAAAAAATAAAATTTTTTTTAAAGCAAAATAAAATTAAACGTCGCAAAATAATGTGCGATTATCAAAGACCTATTTAG